The region TGGCTGTTTGAAAATATAGAAGTAGACCTCGTAGAGTTAACTGTTAAACCTTACCTGTAGTAGGCTACTTATAttataagaagaaaaaaaacattaattccttcattcattcattcattcaaaccTTGAAGGCTTGTCTCTGTGCTCTGCTCTTGTGTCAGTTTTGTTCTCGCTGCGCCCCCTGACGGTGAATCCAGAGACAGTCTCTGACAGACCGTGTCGACCTCTCGGCAGGGAGAATGGCGCCCCCTGGCGACCATGGGGCTACTGGCTAAAGGCTGCTCTGCGCTCAGCCGCCTGGTCACCATCCGACTCTTGAAGCGCTTGTACGATGATGAGAGATGAGGCGCCTCGGTGCTTGTCTAAAAAAAAAGAGGAAAATAGACTTGACATTAGCATAATGGCTGATAAAACATGAGTTATTACCTGTAACACATAGGATCAAGTGTATCCCTATATTCACATCTTACGCAATTTAAAAACAAGTAGACTACAGTAAAACATTCCAGGTTTAAAGATTTTGCGCGAGATGTAGGCCTAGACAAATAATAAATCAGAGTGTTGATAAATCGACATAAAAACGAAATGCCTATAGTGAAATTTGATGCCTAACACAGAACAGACCTCCTCCAAAGCCCGTTGGCTCCTCACTTCGCTATGCGCCcgtccagccagccagacacaacCTAAGCAGCGGTTCACTAACTCCTTCCCCCGCCCCAAGCTCTCATTGTCCCCCTCCAAGATGGAGGCGCTGGAGGTTTTGGGGGGCTACCCGACCAAGCCCTCGAACCCTCGATCACGAATGGTCAGGGTTCTACTGAGTATGACTGTTGTTATGGGATGTTTATTAATGTTACATAGTTTTCTCAAAATCACTAAGTCGCGGAAGCCGCAAGATTTCTACTCTTTTGAGGTGAAGGACGCCAAAGGGAGAAGCGTTTCTCTGGAGAGATACAGAGGCAAAGTAAGTTCACATCAGCAAAACTCCGCTAGTAAACGAACTGAACTCTGTGTAGGCGTACTGCTGAAGTCACTTCGTTTTTCTAAAATGTTGATAACTGGTTTTTGCGATTTAGCACGTTTCCCCCCAAAAGAAGTATAGTATTTAGGCATAATGTTTACAATCCTCTGCTTTTCTTCATGCGCGCAGGCGTCTCTGGTTGTCAACGTGGCGAGCCACAGCGAACACACAGAGAATAACTATCGCTCTCTGCAAGAGCTGCACCGGGAACTGGGGACGTCCCATTTCAACGTGCTGGCTTTTCCCTGCGGCCAGTTCGGGGAGACCGAGATGGGGACCAGCCGGGACATCGAGGCCAACGCCAAGAACACCCATGGCGTCACCTTCCCTATTTTCAGTAAGATCAAAATCATGGGATCGGAGGCGGAGCCAGCTTTCAAATTCATAACAGGTAAGACACAGTAGACTTTATCATTAAAACAGAGATCTAATCAATATAGTTTAGTATTTGTCTAAGGACAAGAAGAACAAGGTGAAGTTTATCACAAGTAAACAAAGCTTAGCTTATAGGCCTTTACAGCCTTTATCTTTTGTCTAAATAAAATGagtattttctattctattcaaGATCATGTTTTTCATGGACACTGTGGGTGTAAGAGGAATTGTAGTTATTGCGGTACATTGGCAACACAACACCAACACAGAACATTAGGCCTGATAAATGTTTGTTTCCATTTCAGATTCTGTAAAAAAGATTCCGAAGTGGAACTTCTGGAAGTTCCTGGTGAACCCTGAGGGCCAGGTGGTGAGGTTCTGGAAGGCAGAGGAGCCCGTGGACAGCGTTCGTCAGGAGGCCACGGCCATGGTGCGCGAGATCATTCTGAAGAAAAGGGCAGAACTCTAACAGCGTGGAACTTGTCAAGACAGGAGTGACTACACCTCTGAGTTCAATTGAACGTTCCTGGGGTACTGTACGACGGACGAACATTTCAACACACTTTAATATGATTTGACCACTTTGACAAACTTTGCAGAAGATCATGTTCATTGCACTGTAGGTGGgtttagtattttactggatggcAATAGGACTAGAAtaggagcctgtgtgtgtgtgtgtgtgtgtgtgtgtgtgtgtgtgtgtgtgtgtgtgtgtgtgtgtgtgtgtgtgtgtgtgtgtgtgtgtgtgtgtgtgtaatatagatTTTCTTTGTGTCAGTACTCTCTGGTAGCTGCATGTACACATGGCCatcttgttcagtttgtcttgtTCTGAGATAGATTAAAGACTGTTATGTTTATCAATGtttaaatcaaagtttatttgtcacgtgcaccgaatacaacagtgaaatgcttacttccagcctctaaccaatagtgcaagaaaaggtattaggtgaacaataggtaagtaaagatataaaacaacagtaaaaatacaggctatatacagtagagaggttatatacagtagagaggctatatacagtagtgaggttatatacagtagagaggctatatacagtagtgaggctatatacagtagagaggctatatacagtagagagactatatacagtagtgaggctatatacagtagagaggctatatacagtagagaggttacatacagtagagaggctatatacagtagaggctatatacagtagagagactatatacagtagtgaggctatatacagtagagaggctatatacagtagagaggctatatacagtagtgaggctatatacagtagagaggctatatacagtagtgaggctatatacagtagagaggctatatacagtagaggatatatacagtagagaggttatatacagtagagaggttatatacagtagagaggctatatacagtagagaggttatatacagtagagaggctatatacagtagaggatatatacagtagagaggttatatacagtagagaggttatatacagtagagaggttataaacagtagagaggctatatacagtagaggatatatacagtagagaggctatatacagtagagaggttatatacagtagagaggctatataaaatagagaggctataaaagtagcgaggctacacacagacaccattgttagtcatgctgattgaggtagtatgtacatgtttaATGTAGTACAATCATAAAATAAACTGTTAATGTAGAATTTCAAGTAATCAACTTAAAGGGACCTTGTTTCATTGATTCATAGAAGGAATAGTATTTTACACGTTTGCTACAATGTTGACCTTAAAAAATCCTATTTGTGATATGGAAGACTGTGTAACTGCTGAACTCAACACATCGTGACACGGATTCTATctcttcctttaaaaaaaatacatatatatatttaactaggcaagtcagttaataagaacaaattcttatttacaatgacggtctaccctaACCAAAGCCAGATGACActgggcccatagtgcactgccCTAGGGGactcacagccagatgtgatgtagcctggatttgaaccagggactagAGTCTTGaacagagatgcagtgccttagaccgctgcgccactcgggagcctcctATCTCCTCACCTTCACAACCGTGTTGGAGAAGGACCACGGTCCAACGTCCCGTCGAGCAGGACTTCTTCACCAATGAGTttttgagaaggagatgagaaGAGGCAACAAATCAGTTAAAGATGAGTTGAGAAAGAGGCCATAGAGATGTATAATTGAGGGCtttcaccattttaaagtagtcatctgggtgggacttcctatgggttaaggaagaCTTACATGACTCAAACGGGTCATCCAACccggtcatcaggagggatcatccaaccgggtcatcaggagggatcatccaaccgggtcatcaggagggatcatccaactgggtcatcaggagggatcatccaaccaggtcatcaggagggatcaaccaaccaggtcatcaggagggatcatccaaccgggtcatcaggagggatcaaccaaccgggtcatcaggagggatcatccAACCGGGTCATCAGAAGGGATCATCCAactgggtcatcaggagggatcaaccaaccgggtcatcaggagggatcatccaaccgggtcatcaggagggatcaatcaaccgggtcatcaggagggatcatccaactgggtcatcaggagggatcatccaaccgggtcatcaggagggatcatccaaccaggtcatcaggagggatcagccaaccaggtcatcaggagggatcaaccaaccaggtcatcaggagggatcatccaaccgggtcatcaggagggatcatccaaccgggtcatcaggagggatcatccaaccaggtcatcaggagggatcatccaaccaggtcatcaggagggatcagccaaccgggtcatcaggagggatcatccaaccgggtcatcaggagggatcatccaaccaggtcatcaggagggatcagccaaccgggtcatcaggagggatcaaccaaccaggtcatcaggagggatcagccaaccgggtcatcaggaggAATCATccaaccgggtcatcaggagggatcatccaaccgggtcatcaggagggatcatccaaccaggtcatcaggagggatcatccaaccgggtcatcaggagggatcagccaaccgggtcatcaggagggatcaaccaaccaggtcatcaggagggatcagccaaccgggtcatcaggagggatcatccaaccaggtcatcaggagggatcatccaaccaggtcatcaggagggatcagccaaccgggtcatcaggagggatcaatcaaccgggtcatcaggagggatcatccaactgggtcatcaggagggatcatccaaccgggtcatcaggagggatcatccaaccaggtcatcaggagggatcatccaaccaggtcatcaggagggatcatccaaccgggtcatcaggagggatcatccaaccgggtcatcaggagggatcatccaaccgggtcatcaggagggatcatccAACCGGGACAACGAATGAATTATACTTgtgaagaagaaaatgtactacttcGTTTATATTTAGAGGATGCtctcatccagagcgacttacggcagggtagcctagtggttagagctttggacaaGTAACTGAAAAGgctgatcgaatccccgagctgacaagctaaaaatctgtaattctgccccctgaacaaggcagttaacccactgttcctaggcagtcattgaaaatatgaatttgttcttaactgaactgacttgcctagttaaataaatactctCACAGATGCCATAATGAGACAGAGATGTCTGTCAAAGGAACCTCACAGATGCCATAATGAGACAGAGATGTCAATGGAACATATAtggagaggcaggtagcccagtggttagagtgttggactagtaaccaaaaggttgctagataaaATCCCCGTGTTGACAAATTAATAATCTGTTGTtttacccctgaacaaggcagttaacccactgttcctaggctgtcattgaaatcccaaggcattcctagtcgattgCTATTGACCGGTTCATCTCctaaggcattcctagtcgattgTCAAACAGTTCTGTCAAACCCAAAGCCTCTAGCCTAGCGGAACCAGGTACGCAAACTGTTCCCATTTCATATGTCTGAAGGTGCAAACTGTTCCCATTTCATATGTCTGAAGGTGCAAACTGTTCCCCTTTCATATGTCTGAAGGTGCAAACTGTTCCCATTTCATATGTCTGAAGGTGCAAACTGTTCCCATTTCAtatgtctgaaggtacaaactgttcatatgtctgaaggtacaaactgttcatatgtctgaaggtacaaactgttcatatgtctgaaggtacaaactgtTCCCATTTCATATGTCTGAAGGTGCAAACTGTTCCCATTTCATATGTCTGAAGGTGCAAACTGTTCCCATTTCATATGTCTGAAGGTGCAAACTGTTCCCATttcaaatgtctgaaggtacaaactctgccttcccaGTGGGGCCCAGAAATCAAATCAAGTGTCATGATGATCATATCAGATGATCATATCAGATGATCATATCAGATGATCACATCAGATGATCATATCAGATGATCATATCAGATGATCATATCAGATGATCAGATCATATCAGATGATCATATCAGATGATCATATCAGATGATCATATCAGATGATCATATCAGATGATCATATCTGCAGTAACATAGCAGGTGTAAAAATAAAGCTAAATCAAAGCTGATACTGTGAGAtatcttactcagcactgtcaaaacCTTGTATTCTACACTTTTATAAACCATAAAATACACATTCTACTCGCGCTACAACCAGTGTATCGATAGGCTTTAATTTGTTATTATAAGATTAGGTCTTTTTTttatatcaaggaatatttcactttctctggtcataggagtaacaacctgtatttgtgcatgaggcaggaATAATTTAGTGCGACTCGAGTTTtgaccatcagctggaagacggtgtGTCTTTTTGGGTCAGTGTCAtcggaggaaagggagagcggagggatgttgagtagcggaccctcagtctgctgctctctccctctgctgagactatccctcagtctgctgctctctccctctactgagactgaccctca is a window of Oncorhynchus kisutch isolate 150728-3 linkage group LG3, Okis_V2, whole genome shotgun sequence DNA encoding:
- the LOC109880046 gene encoding probable glutathione peroxidase 8, with protein sequence MPNTEQTSSKARWLLTSLCARPASQTQPKQRFTNSFPRPKLSLSPSKMEALEVLGGYPTKPSNPRSRMVRVLLSMTVVMGCLLMLHSFLKITKSRKPQDFYSFEVKDAKGRSVSLERYRGKASLVVNVASHSEHTENNYRSLQELHRELGTSHFNVLAFPCGQFGETEMGTSRDIEANAKNTHGVTFPIFSKIKIMGSEAEPAFKFITDSVKKIPKWNFWKFLVNPEGQVVRFWKAEEPVDSVRQEATAMVREIILKKRAEL